The region TCTTGGCTCCAGGCATCAATCTTCCAGCCTGGCATGAAAGCTTATCTCCCAGCGTCAGGCTAAATGTCAACCTCAGGAACGCTACAACACCATTAGTTATGTCCGCCCTATTAGAGGCAAGCTAATTCCACATAAAAGCCACCCACCCAATTTTAAATGAGGCTGCCTGCCCAGGACTCTCCACAGCTGTTTAGGGCGTCCTGTCAGCAGAGACAGCAGGGAGAGGATGTGTCCCCAGATCTAAATAACAtcactgctaaaaaaaaacaaaaaacatgctgaGTCACTTATGAAGAGGATTCCCTGTTCTTCAGTTTTGTGATTGATGTTACACTTCATGCAAGAACATCTGGGGGATTTTCTGGGTACATCATTCAATGATGTCTGCATTGCCTTTGGCTCAAACTAACCAAATCAAACATGTCTGCTACACTAGTTTTCAGATTAATAACCTATAACTGGACATCTATTTGATCTGTAATTTGTAAGATTTGCCATCATGCTCTACATCTGACTAATTCTCAAATTTAGCCCGTTCAAATGTTTTGCGTATTACATTCTGACCTGGACTAATTTCCCCATGTTTTGGCTACTTTATTACTACTAACAGTgacttttaatatttacagaatgTATTAACTAAttcacaattattatttttttgtgtgtgtccataGGAGGGAGACTCCTGTTTCTGGTGATGTGGCTGAACCTCGTGCCTCAAACTGACAGCTGCCCTGCCAAGTGTGTGTGCTACAGTGAGCCAAGGCCCACTGTGGCCTGTCAACAACAAGGACTGTTTTCAGTTCCTACCGAGATCCCCGTGCGGAGCCAGAGGATATTCCTGCAGAGCAACAAACTAACGGTGGTGAGATCCACCAGCTTCAGCTCTTGCCACAATCTCACTGTTCTCTGGCTCTACTCCAACAACATCAGCTACATTGAAGCTGGAGCCTTCTATGGCTTGGAAAAACTAGAGGAACTGGACATTGGAGACAACAGTAATCTGCGTACCATTAGCCCTACAGCCTTTAGGGGCCTAACTAAGCTGCATACCCTCCACTTGCACAGGTGTGGCCTGTCAGAGCTCCCTGTTGGAGTTTTCCGTGGAATGTTCTCCCTACAGTACCTTTACCTGCAGGATAATAACATTCTCACCCTGCATGATGACACTTTTCTGGACCTTGCCAACCTCACCTATCTCTACCTGCACAATAACAAGATCAAGATAGTAACCGATAACATGTTTCGAGGCTTAATTAATCTGGACCGTCTGCTTCTACACCAAAACCGTGTTATTTTTGTCCAACCAAGGGCTTTTACTGATCTTGGAAAGCTGAAGTCCCTGTTCTTGTTCTTCAACAACCTTACTGTGTTGACTGGGGAGACCATGGACCCACTGGTGACTCTGCAGTATTTGCGTTTAAATGGAAACCAGTGGATCTGTGACTGTCGGGCGAGGACCTTGTGGGATTGGTTCAAACGATTCAAGGGTTCCAGCTCTGAGTTGGAGTGCAATGTCCCTGAGTTCTTGGCTGGAAAGGACCTGAAACGACTTAAGAGTGAAGACTTAGAGGGGTGTGTGGAAACACCTCAGATCCAGACCAATCTCTTCAGCAAGGCACAGTCTGGGAAGTTCCCTTCCACTGAAAATCCACTTGGGGACACTATTCCTAGGTGTTGCCTTGGAGAGAATGACAAGTCCTCCATACTCTCTGGCAAGAGCCGCCAAATCACCAACAACCCCCTtaaggaaaaggaaaacatgtCCAAGACTAAATATAAGGACCCAGAACGAACGAAAAATGAGACCGCAAACAAGCAGAACGATGGACCGCTGGGAACCTTGTCCAACACGCTGGAAAAGTCATTGGAAAATCTAAACCCTGATCTTATAGACAATGTGGAATCATCTACAGcctcaaacaaaaagaaaaagaagtgttCCAAAAAGCCCAAATCAGATGCACACTGCATCAAAGGCCGGGGTTCTACCTTGCAAGTACTGCCCTCTCTTGTCATTCCCATGATCTGGATATCTCTAGCCATGTCTTAGGACTCCTGATCTGACTCTGAACACAGAACTCAAGATTGTTGATGCTCAtgacaatgaaacaaaagaTGCAGTGACATCTACAacagacagtgactgaaaaGCGAGGAGTCATGTTGACCCTACCTGGGCGAGAACAGGCAATGACGAAGACGTTAGAGTACATTTAACAAAATGGATGCCTTTACAGAACACTACAGATCTCATGTATATAATGAATTGGTGCCCAAAATTGTTTGTTCTCTATGTACTTAACTGTACCATGTCTAAGCTACACTTCGGAGACTCCTCCCTTTTTCCCTCTCAAAAGCTTTTACTGCTAAGACAGACGACTggaagaataataaaaaaaaaaaagacaaagacaaaccaacaaaaacaggaatcagagacagagcgcACACAAAGAATGTTGGGTCcgatctccccccccccccccccccccccccccattatttATTCAAAGTGATGCATTTGTTGGGTAAtgttatgttttttatgtttataaaaACAGGTGTTTTACCTCCCCCAATTTTAGTTCTATTTTCATGACAGAGAAGGTATATGGGTATCATTTACCAAAAAGAATGCTGTCGATTTGTTCATGGAGATTGCAATGGAACCATAgatatgcattttattttacttgtgTACAAGTATGAATATATTATGAATAAAAGTTCTTATTTCGTACATGTTTGATATTGTGTGGTACTTTCCAGGATGACAGAATGGACTCCAGTCTTTGAGATTTTGAGATTTTGTCTTTACAGccatttttattaatattgaatgtcttgttttcaggcttttttaATAGGTGGGCAAAACCAAGCAAATTCAGCCACATTGTTTCCTGAAAGGCGTTTCTGGCTTCAATAGAGGtttattattttgacttttttaattgAGTAAATCATTCCAAAATTAAtaaattgaacattttggaTTTTCAATTTAAACCAATGATGAAAAAATTGCTGCAGTGCCTTAAGAAAGTAGTAAAGACAAATACTGGGCATCCACTTGCTGCCAATGAGGATCTTTTTGCTCAATTGCCAGTGTACTGTTTAATGAGGGAATGAAAAGCGACATAAAAGGGGActgctaaataaataataaatacagaaaactgCTAAATGATGCCAACATGAATTTGAATTTACAAAAAGCATTTGCATTCAGCGATTTCAGTAGCTCATATTATGTCTCACTAACCATACTGAGAGCCAAACAATTCTTCCTCCCAAACAGATGGTGGGCCCACTGTGATGCATTCATTGTTTTCAGGATTGTTGGGAAAAGAGATGGCCGACTGTGTCTTCAAATCTGGCTTAATCCCAAACCTCAGGCGTcctcatttttgtttgttttctcctcagccTCTTTAGGACATTGGCTTCGCAGTGGTTGCCACTCCATTCAAGAACTATGTGAGCCTTTTTTGCAGTGAAACGGAGAGCAGCAATAAAAGGACAACATAACATTAAACGTTTCATTTCTGTGCATTTTGAACTTTTCCCTTTTAATTTCATCTCATATAACCACCTATTTTAACTCAGATCATACATTGGTCAAGGAACCAAGAATAACTTGTTCTAAAATTAAATGATGAAGTCTCCGTTTGATCTTTATTAGTTGCAACTTCAGTTCTCGGTGCAGTCTCTTGGGGCATTctgaaagtttaaataaatcaatgattAAAATATGCAATTTAAAGGAAGGTCAACATCTAGCATCATCAGTCATCCATGATGTAATAGCCTATATTTGCATGTCTTAAGTGACTTCTGCACATGCAGTATTATGATACCGAAAGAAAGGCCCCGGGCAGTTTAAGAAAATTCAGCATACCATTAGACATAGTTATGTATATTACAAACACTGCCACATTTCTTATAATTTTGAGTGAATTATTAAACAGTGTATGGAAATGCTGTGGGAATATTCAAAAAGTGACTCCTCACATCACAACCTTGAAAGACGAAAGACCCCAAAGGCACCAtattaagtatttattttctctcttgaTATGAAAAATACAGTAACACAACATTTCAGTTAAGCCTTGAACAAAATCAGTTAAGCCTTGGAATGTCATCTTGTCATACTGATCTGCAGGGGAAATGTGCCTGTGGGTCCATGCTGGCAAGTCCACAGGCCATGATAATGTTAGAACTTATATTTAGACATATCTTGCCTGAAACAATATATATCAACAATCCTCACTCCCTCAAACGAAATAAAAAATTTAGAAAGCAGAGTCTCCTCAAATCCCAAGAGTGTTTCATTTCTCCTGATTAACCCTGGAAAGTAAGAagactggaggagagagatgataTTGATCTTCAGTAGGAATCAACTACAAAAATCAACAAGGCCTCTCCAACAGAGTTCCACGATCTTTACTGCTGATACACACGCAGCTGTAGGGCTGAGAGCATGCCAGCATGGTGACTTGCTCAGTTCAAGCCTCTCTGTACACCTGCTCAGGCAATCATCAAAAAAAGCACTCCATAGCTGAGTCCCATTTACATGTTAAAATGATGGTTGTGTGCATAAGGGCCTCCCACTCATCTGCTCTACAACTACACCCTGCTCTTTTAGGTGTGGAAAAATTCAACAAGGCAGTTAAAGCTagtatcaatttaaaaaaaaaattgcatgctagcagtaaaacagaaaaaatatgtTGTCAAGATaagctttttatttcctcttaacAATCCTTAACTCTTTCCCAAATACAAAAACCTGCCCTTGTCTCTCAGGTTACAGATGTTTAAGATGAGGTTTTCAAAGCTTCAGGCCAAGTTAAGCTTGGGTTCAGATTATCATGGTATTTGCCAAATTTTCTGGACAAGGGCTGATTAAAAAGTTTGACTGAATTGTATGGCGTGTGTCAGCAAGTAATAACTTTTTGGTTTGAGCATgagcagtggtgtagtggtggcTGAAGAAGTGTGTATACTCTTAATTTccccccaaaatgttttttaggtGACCCGTACCGCAGAGGAAAAGTGACCTTTGTTTTATACAGTGACGTGAGAATACTCATGCACATTCAGTCAGTACATGCCTACTaatcaatcagagacagagtaaGGAGGGTCATGAATAAAGgagtatcttatcttatcttaacccTTCACCATCATACAGAAAAAATAGCAGCAAAGTaatgaatattgtcaatcaatcaatagtGTTAATCTGAGGAGATTAAGAAGGGGGTATACTCAATggtgactgaaaaataagtgggtcAGTATTTTGTCATTAATTTCTTCAATTGAAGAACAAAAGTCTTAAAGCAGGTATCCTAGTATGTCTGCATGTTAATATTTTAAAGTAGGTCAGGGTATTCTAAATCCTTACCTATTATGAAATGACCATTCATTGATCTGAGTTATTTGTTCAAGAATTTAGGGTCCCAGTTGAAGATGTCATGTCATTTATTGATCCAGTAAGGCTTAATCAAAGGGGCATGTTTTACTAATATATCAGCTACAGTTTTTACCTACATTTAGGTATACCTTTCCTAACACAgggaaatatttttatatatatgtatacctTTCCCAACAGATTTCTGCCCTTTGcttagattttgtttttccGTCTCTCAAGCAGATGCAAAAGTACATTCTGATTTGAAAATGTCCATTCAGTAAAGGCTTCTATTTAACTTCTCATACCACCATgtaagcatatttttttttcctattcaaGAGTTGTTATTATCTGATAAATAactgtgaaaacatgtttttcgtTTAGAACTGCTGATGCTTATACAGACATGCACCAGGAGAAATCACCACTGTGTGATAGAAGTCCTGTTACTTGATTATGACTTGTAAAGGATTCTGGATACATGAAGAGTCTTGACTTCAAGAGCTCACTTTTGAATGAGCATGATCATCTGAAGCACATTTATGTTGGCAAACACACAGCCTGTGGATTTAAGACTTTGAAAGTGAGACTCACGCTGAGAGGAAGCTAGAGTTCCTGCTAGTATGAATAACACTCGGAACAGTTGGCAAGATTTGAGGATCCGCCCTTACCAGTACATCACGTCTCATTCACACATCGTGGTGTATATTTAACCTCTATTCACACTTacttcataattagattttccTGGTCCCTCTAAACCTCCCTCCTTTTAGttttcctgcagaaaaacacttttcatgcAGATCTCTGAGGATTTTcctctattgtttttttattgagtccaatttgacatactgtatatcaatGTGAGgtttcaataaaacaaatgtgacTAGCCCATACAGGTTCATGTtgcatgaaacattttaaacgcAGGGTTATCAGAAGTCCACATATCATGGTAAGATGGTAAACCAAGTATTTTCTAAATGAAAGCGCGCAGGACACAACACTCAAATTCTTCCCTTGAAAAAACATATTATAGCAAAAttgtcatgatgtcattttaTGCAACTCGGTCTGTGTTATTTCATAGTTCATCTCATAGGAGATTACATGAGCCGTAGTGTTATACCTTTACAAATCCATAAAACGTCTATTTTTAAGCTGTGAATTTGCACGTGACAAATCTTTTAAGTTAAGGATGAAACTCAAGCTGGACTTCACAGATTCCATTTCACCTTCTCCCCTGCCTGTAACAACCACCCACGCTAACACAGCTTCTCTTCAGTACACTGCTATTTATGTTCTTAAAAAGTGTTCTGCACATGAGGGGTATTCTCCCCTCAGACTGCTCTGCCCTCAGGTGTTCTGACCATCCATGTGGAGAGACTATACAATATGGACACAATCCCTCACTGGCTTCCCACCATTAAACAGTACCAATTGTGTAAGTAAAGATTTCAACCCAAGCCTAAAggaggtatacacacacacatccttttcatttttctggATTTCAAAGTTCATAAGTGTtttttgcagacacacacacacacacacacactcacactcacacacacacccacacacacacacacacacacacacacacacacacacacacacacacacacacacacacacacacacacgcacgcacacacactctcacacacacacacacacacacacacacacacactcacacacacacacacacacaccatctgaTTCTTCCAATTTTCTTCCAGCTGGCCGCCCAAGGAGACTAAAAACCCATCAGCCCTGGCCTCTTTACAAGCCCCCGAAGTTGTGGGCAGAGGCTGTGAGGTCTGACAGCAGTGGCACGCTGGGGCCACAGCTCCATTTAACTTAGCCTGGAACACGATGACCTGAGCCTGCAGGCTCCTGCTGGACGTCAGGAACTTTCTCATCAAACTGAAACCCTACCCTCACTCTGAGGGTATCTTTGTCTCAGTAAAAGATTTACCCTCATTTTCCACTGATgaagggaaataaaacaaatgtcaggCCCTCCATCTGCATTGAGGGTCCAGGTGTAACATGGATTAGCATCTCGACAGGGGAATCAATACAACTAAAGGGTATGGAAGACATTCTGGCAAAGCAAAAATGATCATTGCATTGCAAACAAAGTTGCTTATGAATTTGATATTTGAGTAAATCCATCTAAAACACAGCTGTTTAATATAGTTAGTGGGCTGAATGACCATTTTTAGAGAGGGGGTATCATTACCCAGTTTTAACCCACTACCAATtggaaagcaaaaaaagaagttttcttcctatcatttatttattgacaaaatgaaatgatttttgAAGGCATGACGGACCGCATGTTGAAAGGTCTCCATAATACTTGAATAAGCGCCAAAGAACTGTAATTTTAAGCTTTCTATAGCAGGGGTGAGCAGACTGTTACTATCTACCTCTTCGAAAGCGCGTCCAGTAAAACAATGTTATTGTGAACTAAAAAATCTATTTGAGGTGAACCGGCTGGAGCAGTTGTTAGCATCTAACTGTTGTCTTCTCAGAAACCATGAAGTTATGGTCCCTTTAAATAACTGGTCTattgaatctaaaaaaaaagaagcaaatattaaatgcataaaaataacattataaAATAATCACACTaatacagaaatacagttaAAAAATTAACCAATACATTATGAAGTCAATAAATTATTGATGCTGTGATATCCTCAcagtaaaaagaagaagagtagaaaaaaagaaagaaagagtgtaGAGTCTTTGTATTTGGTCACCAGCTAGCTGACTGCTGCATTTAGGCTGGTGTCATGTGGTTGACTTCAGGATAAGAGGTGAGTGGAATTTGTCAAGATAAACTCAATAACTGTGACATGGTTCTGCCAAAGTTTCCATGGGAGATAATCATATATCATTTGATACCATCTCTTACTCAGAGTGTTGGTGCTCCTAACCTGTACCAGGCAGCTGGAGTAAGAAGAGCCTGAGCATCAGATAAATCTGACTGATAGGACAGCTCCCCCCAACAACAAGCTAtccacattttaaatacataatcTTTCTTGCCTTTCAGAACAACACATTTCCCAATTTGAAGACTGTTATCACTTAATATGACGTATATGTCAGTTTAATGCAGTTAGGCAGCTCAAGGCATCAATGACTCTTCTTCTGCCATTCTGCAAATGTGAGGTGTTGTATTTACAGTTggactgttcttttttttaccacaattTGGAGCA is a window of Labrus mixtus chromosome 5, fLabMix1.1, whole genome shotgun sequence DNA encoding:
- the rtn4r gene encoding reticulon-4 receptor — its product is MKTVIIDGGRLLFLVMWLNLVPQTDSCPAKCVCYSEPRPTVACQQQGLFSVPTEIPVRSQRIFLQSNKLTVVRSTSFSSCHNLTVLWLYSNNISYIEAGAFYGLEKLEELDIGDNSNLRTISPTAFRGLTKLHTLHLHRCGLSELPVGVFRGMFSLQYLYLQDNNILTLHDDTFLDLANLTYLYLHNNKIKIVTDNMFRGLINLDRLLLHQNRVIFVQPRAFTDLGKLKSLFLFFNNLTVLTGETMDPLVTLQYLRLNGNQWICDCRARTLWDWFKRFKGSSSELECNVPEFLAGKDLKRLKSEDLEGCVETPQIQTNLFSKAQSGKFPSTENPLGDTIPRCCLGENDKSSILSGKSRQITNNPLKEKENMSKTKYKDPERTKNETANKQNDGPLGTLSNTLEKSLENLNPDLIDNVESSTASNKKKKKCSKKPKSDAHCIKGRGSTLQVLPSLVIPMIWISLAMS